One Desulfatitalea tepidiphila genomic region harbors:
- a CDS encoding YcbK family protein: protein MLTCHRRKFIQMGIGALAGSMLPLEAFANTVNALEAPRYLAFYNTHTQEQVKVCYRTRDGYCADGLDEINHILRDHRSGEITAIDTDLLDMLYAVRCRIRPKTPFEVISGYRSPSTNEMLRRNTRGVAKTSFHTKGQAIDIRLPGYNTRRLRDLCVQMKTGGVGYYASSDFVHLDTGPVRKW, encoded by the coding sequence ATGCTTACCTGCCATCGAAGAAAATTCATCCAGATGGGAATCGGCGCCCTGGCCGGCAGCATGCTTCCGCTCGAGGCTTTCGCCAACACAGTAAACGCCCTCGAGGCACCGCGATACCTGGCCTTTTACAATACCCACACGCAGGAGCAGGTCAAGGTCTGTTACCGTACTCGCGACGGGTACTGCGCCGATGGACTGGATGAGATCAACCATATTTTGCGGGACCATCGCAGCGGAGAGATCACGGCCATCGACACCGACCTGCTGGATATGCTGTATGCTGTCAGATGCAGAATCCGACCGAAAACACCCTTTGAGGTCATATCGGGCTACCGCAGCCCTTCCACCAATGAAATGCTGCGCCGCAATACACGAGGCGTCGCCAAAACCAGTTTCCACACCAAAGGCCAAGCCATCGACATCCGGCTGCCTGGCTACAACACCAGAAGATTGCGCGATCTATGCGTCCAGATGAAAACCGGGGGCGTGGGGTACTACGCCAGTTCTGATTTCGTCCATCTGGATACCGGCCCCGTCCGCAAGTGGTAA
- a CDS encoding Hsp20/alpha crystallin family protein: MTDTAQKELKVKEKQEVATPAEQTRPGIVFSPNVDIYETDQKLMLLADLPGVRPEDLTVDLRDDVLTISGEVQPFEGPNEKDILIEYEIGKYYRQFTLSEVIDQGRIDAQLKDGVLQLTLPKVEKAAPRTIKVAAG; this comes from the coding sequence ATGACCGATACCGCCCAAAAAGAATTGAAAGTAAAAGAGAAGCAGGAGGTCGCCACGCCGGCCGAACAAACCCGGCCGGGGATCGTCTTTTCACCCAACGTGGATATTTACGAAACCGATCAGAAACTGATGCTGTTAGCAGATCTTCCGGGAGTAAGGCCGGAAGATCTAACGGTTGACCTCAGGGACGACGTCCTGACCATCAGCGGCGAAGTACAACCTTTTGAAGGACCGAACGAAAAGGATATCCTTATCGAGTACGAAATCGGAAAGTACTATCGTCAATTCACCCTGAGTGAAGTCATCGACCAGGGACGTATCGATGCGCAACTTAAAGATGGTGTGCTCCAGCTGACCCTGCCCAAGGTTGAGAAGGCCGCGCCGCGGACCATCAAGGTCGCGGCAGGTTGA
- a CDS encoding Hsp20/alpha crystallin family protein has translation MFYPRFFGMPTLRNLTPFDELTRMRQQMDRIMDAFGGRAPGAMGAGVFPAINFTEEDDHYNLRAELPGVKTEDLDIQATASNLTISGERKLAAVDESAKYHRREREGGRFSRAFALPKEIDPNRIEARLSNGILTVRLPKAESAKPKRISIGN, from the coding sequence ATGTTTTACCCGAGATTTTTTGGCATGCCCACATTACGCAACCTTACCCCGTTCGATGAACTGACCCGTATGCGTCAGCAAATGGATCGCATCATGGATGCATTCGGGGGCCGGGCTCCAGGTGCAATGGGTGCCGGTGTGTTTCCGGCCATCAACTTTACCGAGGAGGATGACCATTATAACCTGCGTGCCGAACTGCCCGGCGTCAAGACCGAAGACTTGGACATTCAAGCCACCGCAAGCAATTTGACCATTTCCGGCGAACGGAAACTGGCAGCCGTGGATGAATCGGCCAAATATCATCGCCGGGAGCGCGAAGGTGGCCGCTTTTCAAGAGCTTTCGCTCTTCCCAAGGAGATCGACCCCAACAGGATCGAGGCCAGATTGTCCAACGGGATCCTCACCGTCCGGTTACCCAAGGCCGAATCGGCAAAACCCAAGCGCATTTCCATCGGCAATTAA
- a CDS encoding Rossmann-like and DUF2520 domain-containing protein produces MRIGFVGGGKVATAFGRYLHAHGLAVSNYYDRHEDKLSHACRLTGAHPCQSAAEVAKMSDMVLITTRDDQIEGVCRDLADHGVIRKDHLVGHMSGAHPSLILHDAARQGAAIFSLHPLQAFAEEEKALADLPGTYFSIEGTDPRLASVEEIMAKTGNRFFRLLPEHKRLYHLSACIFSNYLVTLMACGLEALSHSGIHPEDGFPAMMPLIQGTIDNIARLGPPKSLTGPIARGDVTTIEAHLTAMADPSLASLRQFYAFMGLKTLDLAIEDVLQDPLKANALKKVLEMG; encoded by the coding sequence ATGCGGATCGGTTTTGTCGGCGGAGGCAAGGTGGCCACGGCTTTTGGCCGGTACTTGCATGCGCACGGATTGGCTGTCTCAAATTATTATGATCGGCACGAAGACAAACTATCCCATGCCTGCCGATTGACCGGGGCACATCCGTGTCAAAGCGCCGCAGAGGTCGCGAAGATGAGCGATATGGTGTTGATCACCACCCGTGATGATCAAATCGAGGGGGTCTGTCGGGATCTTGCGGATCATGGGGTTATCCGAAAGGATCATTTGGTGGGGCACATGAGCGGCGCGCACCCCTCGTTGATCTTACATGATGCGGCCAGGCAGGGTGCAGCCATATTCAGCCTGCATCCGCTCCAGGCGTTTGCCGAGGAAGAAAAGGCGCTGGCCGATCTGCCTGGCACCTATTTCAGCATCGAAGGGACGGATCCACGCCTGGCGTCGGTCGAAGAGATCATGGCGAAGACCGGCAACCGTTTCTTTCGACTGCTTCCGGAGCACAAGCGCCTGTATCACCTGTCGGCATGCATTTTTTCAAATTATCTGGTCACCCTGATGGCGTGCGGCCTGGAGGCGCTTTCCCACAGCGGTATTCATCCCGAAGATGGATTTCCCGCCATGATGCCCCTGATCCAGGGCACCATAGACAACATCGCCCGCCTGGGGCCGCCCAAATCCCTCACCGGACCCATTGCCCGTGGCGATGTGACCACCATCGAAGCCCATCTCACTGCCATGGCGGATCCGTCTCTGGCATCGCTGCGGCAGTTCTACGCCTTTATGGGATTGAAAACTCTGGATTTGGCAATCGAAGACGTGTTACAGGACCCCCTTAAAGCCAATGCATTGAAAAAAGTATTGGAAATGGGGTAG
- the panB gene encoding 3-methyl-2-oxobutanoate hydroxymethyltransferase, with protein MATEKFTIQSFKSAKIEKRPISMLTAYDYATATLLDEAGVDTLLVGDSLGMVMLGYENTLRVTMDEMIHHTKAVARGTRRALLIADMPFLSYHVSVEDAIRNAGRFIQEGHAEGVKLEGGQDVIEKVRGIVKAQIPVLGHLGLTPQSLNVFGGFKVQGKDLEAARRLIDDALLLQDAGVFGIVLECVPDQLARVISEKLEIPTIGIGAGPHCDGQVLVIQDLLGTFRRMRPKFVKTYAEMGDSTVNAVKNYIEDVQQKRFPAKEHSFQMEPSLVEKL; from the coding sequence ATGGCAACAGAGAAATTCACGATTCAATCGTTCAAATCCGCGAAAATCGAGAAGCGGCCCATCAGCATGTTGACCGCCTACGATTACGCGACCGCCACGCTGCTCGACGAAGCGGGCGTCGACACCCTACTGGTGGGAGATTCGCTGGGCATGGTGATGCTGGGGTATGAAAACACTCTGCGGGTTACGATGGACGAGATGATCCACCATACCAAAGCCGTGGCCAGGGGGACCCGCAGGGCGCTGCTGATCGCCGATATGCCCTTTCTCTCCTATCACGTGAGCGTGGAGGATGCCATTCGCAATGCAGGTCGCTTCATTCAGGAAGGCCATGCGGAGGGGGTGAAGTTGGAAGGCGGCCAGGACGTCATCGAAAAAGTTCGCGGCATCGTCAAGGCCCAGATCCCGGTGCTCGGTCATTTGGGGTTGACCCCCCAGTCGTTGAATGTCTTCGGAGGATTCAAGGTCCAGGGCAAGGATCTGGAAGCGGCGCGACGCCTGATCGACGATGCATTGCTGCTCCAGGACGCCGGGGTTTTCGGTATCGTCCTCGAATGTGTCCCCGACCAGCTGGCGCGGGTGATCAGCGAGAAACTGGAGATTCCCACGATCGGTATCGGCGCAGGTCCTCACTGCGATGGCCAGGTGCTGGTCATTCAGGACCTTCTCGGGACTTTCCGTAGGATGCGTCCCAAGTTCGTTAAGACTTACGCCGAAATGGGGGACAGCACCGTGAATGCCGTTAAAAATTATATCGAAGATGTGCAGCAGAAGCGTTTCCCGGCGAAAGAGCACAGCTTTCAAATGGAACCGAGTCTGGTTGAAAAATTGTAA
- the panC gene encoding pantoate--beta-alanine ligase: MQIVQTIAQLRAELKTMRAGGKTVGFVPTMGYLHDGHLSLVQKARQENDIVVVSVFVNPTQFGPNEDLDAYPRDAERDLSLLRAGGTDIAFFPAVDELYPPGFTTYITVEGPMTQTLCGRSRPTHFRGVATVVSKLFNMVGPDRAYFGQKDAQQVAVIEQMVRDLNFDIEIVACPTVREPDGLAMSSRNTYLSQTHRAQAPLISQALFGARDLVEKGERHSAVVVDYLKTNIQRIDGAEIDYVSIADSRSLSDLDILKGDVLIAVAVKLGRTRLIDNIRIKV; this comes from the coding sequence ATGCAGATCGTACAGACCATTGCGCAGCTGCGCGCCGAGTTGAAAACCATGCGCGCCGGAGGAAAGACGGTGGGCTTCGTGCCCACCATGGGATATCTTCACGACGGCCACCTCTCGCTGGTTCAAAAGGCCCGCCAGGAAAACGACATCGTTGTGGTGAGCGTGTTCGTCAACCCCACCCAATTCGGCCCCAACGAAGATCTGGATGCCTATCCCCGCGACGCCGAACGAGACCTGAGCCTGCTTCGCGCCGGCGGAACGGACATCGCCTTCTTCCCCGCCGTCGATGAGCTTTACCCCCCAGGCTTCACCACTTATATCACCGTCGAAGGCCCAATGACCCAAACGCTTTGCGGTCGGTCGCGTCCCACACATTTCCGCGGCGTGGCGACCGTGGTTTCCAAGCTTTTCAATATGGTCGGACCGGATCGTGCCTATTTCGGTCAAAAGGACGCCCAGCAGGTGGCGGTGATCGAGCAGATGGTTCGGGATCTGAATTTTGACATCGAGATCGTGGCCTGTCCCACGGTGCGTGAACCGGATGGCCTGGCGATGAGCTCGCGCAACACCTACCTGAGCCAAACGCATCGGGCCCAGGCCCCTTTGATTTCCCAGGCACTGTTCGGTGCAAGGGATCTGGTCGAAAAAGGGGAAAGGCATTCGGCGGTCGTGGTGGATTACCTGAAAACCAATATCCAGCGGATCGACGGTGCGGAAATCGACTATGTCTCGATTGCCGACTCCCGATCTCTGTCAGATCTCGATATCTTGAAGGGCGATGTCCTGATCGCCGTGGCCGTGAAGCTGGGGCGTACGCGTCTGATCGACAATATCCGCATCAAAGTTTAA
- a CDS encoding HD-GYP domain-containing protein, whose amino-acid sequence MGRRDSYTHAHAQRVAAYSRRLAIKAKLSVDMSRDITMGGMLHDLGKLALSDTIFSNKQAALSTEMIGEVRSHPLIGAALLQHIHCNANIYHAVLFHHERIDGSGYPFGLHGNEIPLAAKIVSIADCFDAITTDRPYQRRKSRRHAFALLDEMAGRCLDEALVRLMIEDVRIHGMEPIMPRLTVPHVSSDPR is encoded by the coding sequence TTGGGTCGAAGAGACAGCTATACCCACGCGCATGCTCAAAGGGTGGCTGCCTATAGCCGGCGCTTGGCTATCAAGGCCAAACTGAGCGTGGATATGTCACGCGACATTACGATGGGCGGTATGCTTCACGATTTGGGCAAGCTGGCCTTGAGCGACACAATCTTCAGCAACAAACAGGCCGCCCTCTCAACGGAAATGATCGGCGAGGTTCGCAGCCACCCCCTGATCGGCGCAGCTTTGCTGCAACATATCCATTGCAATGCCAATATTTACCATGCCGTATTATTTCACCATGAGCGCATTGACGGCAGTGGATATCCGTTTGGATTGCACGGAAACGAGATCCCCCTTGCCGCCAAAATCGTCAGCATCGCCGATTGCTTCGATGCCATTACAACGGACCGTCCCTACCAACGGCGAAAATCACGACGACATGCATTTGCCCTTCTGGATGAAATGGCCGGCAGATGCCTCGACGAAGCGCTGGTGAGGTTGATGATCGAGGATGTTCGGATCCACGGGATGGAACCGATCATGCCCAGATTGACGGTTCCGCATGTCTCATCAGACCCAAGATAG
- the coaE gene encoding dephospho-CoA kinase (Dephospho-CoA kinase (CoaE) performs the final step in coenzyme A biosynthesis.), producing MIVAGLTGNIASGKSTVATFLRRSGALIIDADQIAHDVVAPGQPALEEIRRHFGDDMLTPEGLLNREKLGRMVFEDPDARRRLEAIVHPRVSAEIDRQMARIAENHPDAVVIMDIPLLFETGRTEGLTDIIVVYTPEPIQLERLTRRNGLSPAEAKARMASQMPLKEKVARATMVIDNSGTLAETERQTLAVYRRLARKARQ from the coding sequence TTGATAGTTGCAGGACTGACAGGCAACATTGCATCGGGGAAATCGACGGTTGCGACGTTTTTACGCCGATCAGGGGCATTGATCATCGACGCCGATCAGATTGCGCATGACGTGGTCGCTCCCGGCCAGCCCGCTTTGGAGGAGATCCGCCGCCATTTCGGCGATGATATGCTGACACCTGAAGGATTGCTCAACCGTGAAAAATTGGGCCGAATGGTTTTTGAGGATCCAGATGCGCGTCGTCGACTCGAGGCCATCGTTCATCCCCGGGTGAGCGCGGAAATCGATCGCCAGATGGCGCGTATTGCCGAGAATCACCCGGACGCTGTCGTGATCATGGATATTCCGTTGTTGTTCGAAACCGGCCGTACCGAAGGCTTGACCGATATCATCGTGGTCTATACCCCCGAACCGATTCAACTCGAACGCCTGACCCGGCGCAACGGGCTGAGTCCTGCAGAAGCCAAGGCGCGCATGGCATCGCAAATGCCCTTGAAAGAAAAGGTCGCCCGGGCCACCATGGTTATCGACAACAGTGGCACCCTGGCCGAAACGGAAAGGCAGACCCTCGCTGTTTATCGCAGGCTAGCCCGCAAGGCACGGCAATGA